CGCCGCCAGCCATGCTGGATCCGGAACCGCACGGCAACCTGCTCTACATGGACGGCGCAGAGCACCGGCGCGTGCGGGGCCTAGTATCCCGCGCCTTCACGCCCAAGGCCATCGCGGCCAAGCGGGCGGATATCGAGGCGATCGCGGCGCGGCTTCTGGAGCAGGCCGCGGCCAAACCGGACTTCGACGCGATTTCGGAATTTGCAGCGCCCTTCCCGATCTATGTGATTGGCGACATGCTCGGCTTTGCCCGTTCGGACATGCCGCAGTTCCGGGCCTGGTCCGAAGACCTGATCTTCGTGTTCAATCCGCTGCGTTCACCGGACGAAGACAGGCGCCAGATCGCGGCTTTTGCCGGCCTCGACGCTTATTTCGCCGAAGAGATCGCCCGCCGGCGCCGGCAGCCGCGCGCCGACCTCCTGACCGCCATCCTGCAAGCCGAAGGTGAGGACGGCGACCGGCTGAGCGATTCCGAAATCTCGTCCCTGCTGCTGCTCCTGCTGCTGGCCGGGAACCTCACCACAGCGGACGTGATCGGCAACGGCCTGCACGCGCTGATCACCCATCCGGAAGAATGGGCCGCGCTCGTGGCAGACCCGGACCTGGCCGTTCCGGCGACCGAGGAACTGCTGCGCTACGGCCCGCCGGTGTCGATTGCGGCGCGGTATGTGCCGGAGGACCGCGAGATCCTTGGCTGCCCCGTCCGGCATGGCGCCGCTGTGGTCGTGTCGCTGCTGGCGGCCAACCGGGATCCCGACGCATTCGAGGATCCACACGCTTTTCGTATCCGCAGGGGCCGGCGTGACCATGCCGCGTTCGGCGGCGGCGTGCATGCCTGTCTGGGCGCGCCGCTTGCCCGGCTCGAAATCGAAATTGCGCTTCGCCTGCTCGCCTCGCGCTATCCGCGCATGCGGCTCGCCGCGCCTGCGATTCGCGACCGGCCGACGATCGGGTTTGTCGGCTTTCGCGAGCTGCGCCTGACGCTGGCCTGACATCGGAACCAGATCCAGCTCTACCGCCCGCGCCGGCGCCGCTTGCGCGCGGCTGAAAAGCGCAGTATAATACGTAAATGTTCACTCACATTGAGCGCACTGCGACCACTGTCCTGCCTGCTGCCAGCCCGGTTGTGGCCGGCCTTGGCATTTGCGTGCCTGAAACCCTGCTCACGTCCTCGGACATCGACCGGCGCCTTGGCCGGCCGGACGGGTGGCTGGAGGCGGCGTGCGGCGTGGCGAGCCGGCCAGTCGCCGGCGCGGGCGAAACGCAGGAGCACCTCGGCGCAGCTGCCGCCCGGGCCGCGTTGCAGGATGCGGGGCTGAAACTCGCCGACATGGACCTTCTCCTGTTCGGGGCAGCCGTGGGCCGCCAACCGATCCCGGCGACGGCAGCGCTCGTGAAGCGCGAGCTTGGCGGCGCCGCGCTGACCTTCCCGGCCTATGACGTGAACGCCACCTGTCTCAGCGCGCTGGTCGCCCTCGACCTGGCGGCGCTGCAGATCGCATCGGGACGGGCGCGGCATGTTCTCGTGGTCACCTCGGAGATCGCCTCGCGCGCCCTGCCCTGGAACGATGCACCGGACACCGCTGGCCTCTTCGGTGACGGTGCAGCCGCTTTCGTCGTCAGCGCGGCGACCGGCGACGGCGCCGGTGCCCGTTTCGGCGGCTTCCACATGGAGACCTATGCCGAAGGCTATGACGCCTGCACATTGGCTGCCGGCGGGACCGGCATCGACTTCCATGCGGACCCGGACGCCTTCGCACGCAATGCCTACTTCCGCATGGACGGCAAGGCGCTCTACCGGATCACCGCGGCTGCCCTGCCCGGCTTTCTCGACCGGCTGCTGGCCAAGTCCGGCCTGACGCGCAAGGACATCGACCTCGTTGTGCCGCACCAGGCGAGCCCCCACGCCTTGACCCATATCATACGGCGCGGCGGCTTTGCCCAGGACAAGGTTTTCAACCGGGTACGGACGATCGGAAATCAGGTGGCCGCCTCAATCCCCGTTGCACTCGGCATGGCGCGGGGCGAAGGGCGGATTCGGCCGGGTATGCGCATCCTGCTTGTGGGCACCTCGGCCGGCGTGTCGCTGGCGGGCGCGCTGTTGGAGACCTAGGCGTGGGCACGGTGGCCATCACCGGCGCAACCGGATTCCTGGGCGGCGCACTCGCGCGGCAATTGCTGGCAGACGGCGCGGACGTACTGGCACTCGGCCGGGATGCCGAAAAGCTGCGCGCACTTGAGAAGCTCGGCGCCGCTACGGTTGCGCACGATCTGGCGCGCGGAGGCCCGACGCCTGCACGTTCTGTCGACGCAGTCGTGCATTGCGCCGCCTTGTCCTCGGCCTGGGCGCCGAAGACCGCTTTTTATGCCGCGAATGTGGACGGCACTCGCCACGCACTCGGATTTGCGCGCGCCGCCGGCGCCAGTAGGTTCGTGCACATCTCCACGCCCAGCCTGTACTTCCGCTTCCGCGACCAGCCGGGCGTGCGAGAGGATGCGCCCCTGCCTGCGCCGGTAAACGCGTACGCCGCAACCAAGCGTAAAGCCGAAGAACTGGCCCTGTCGGCAACCGATCTGGACGTCATCGTCCTGCGGCCGCGCGGGCTTTATGGCGCCGGCGACACCGCGTTGCTGCCGCGCCTCATCCGCGCCGCCG
The genomic region above belongs to Acidobacteriota bacterium and contains:
- a CDS encoding cytochrome P450 — protein: MPNAKPVPDCAPLPNGFELTELNPDFLRDPHPLLDRVRREAPHHIHRHAHFPEAPSGLYLTRLADVRAIFADPTYQRDPRATPAGSLARVFAPPAMLDPEPHGNLLYMDGAEHRRVRGLVSRAFTPKAIAAKRADIEAIAARLLEQAAAKPDFDAISEFAAPFPIYVIGDMLGFARSDMPQFRAWSEDLIFVFNPLRSPDEDRRQIAAFAGLDAYFAEEIARRRRQPRADLLTAILQAEGEDGDRLSDSEISSLLLLLLLAGNLTTADVIGNGLHALITHPEEWAALVADPDLAVPATEELLRYGPPVSIAARYVPEDREILGCPVRHGAAVVVSLLAANRDPDAFEDPHAFRIRRGRRDHAAFGGGVHACLGAPLARLEIEIALRLLASRYPRMRLAAPAIRDRPTIGFVGFRELRLTLA
- a CDS encoding ketoacyl-ACP synthase III, which gives rise to MFTHIERTATTVLPAASPVVAGLGICVPETLLTSSDIDRRLGRPDGWLEAACGVASRPVAGAGETQEHLGAAAARAALQDAGLKLADMDLLLFGAAVGRQPIPATAALVKRELGGAALTFPAYDVNATCLSALVALDLAALQIASGRARHVLVVTSEIASRALPWNDAPDTAGLFGDGAAAFVVSAATGDGAGARFGGFHMETYAEGYDACTLAAGGTGIDFHADPDAFARNAYFRMDGKALYRITAAALPGFLDRLLAKSGLTRKDIDLVVPHQASPHALTHIIRRGGFAQDKVFNRVRTIGNQVAASIPVALGMARGEGRIRPGMRILLVGTSAGVSLAGALLET
- a CDS encoding NAD(P)-dependent oxidoreductase — encoded protein: MGTVAITGATGFLGGALARQLLADGADVLALGRDAEKLRALEKLGAATVAHDLARGGPTPARSVDAVVHCAALSSAWAPKTAFYAANVDGTRHALGFARAAGASRFVHISTPSLYFRFRDQPGVREDAPLPAPVNAYAATKRKAEELALSATDLDVIVLRPRGLYGAGDTALLPRLIRAAGTGALPLIRGGKAETDLTHVDDAVNAVRAALAAPAGLPRRVFNVSGGQPLAVRRIVEAAATRAGVPVRWRSIPAAAMFAAARTLEAAAWLHPRRPEPRVTAYGAGLFAFTQTLDLTAARETLGWRPRVAFEEGLARTFGRAT